GTAGCTCTGAGCTGGGTGAGGAATAGTATGAAACCAAGCCTCCTGATGTGTTCCAGCTCCCTGGATTCTGGGCAGCACCGACAGAAACCTGCTTGAGAGAATAATGATAGTCAGGGTCTGAGGAGTGGTTCATCGCCAGGGCAGCACATGCTTCTAGGTAGCACTTATCCCCAAGGAAGGACACAGTCCTGTGTTGCAGAAGGCATAGGGCCAGGAGGCAGGAAACCAGCACCGTGGCCCCAGCTCCAATGCCATCACTTCAGACAGGAAGTCACTTGACTCAGCTTTTAGGCAGGGGGCAGGGGTAGACCACTCAGCCCAGTGTGGGCACCACCCCTGACTTGCCTCTGACTCCACCTGCCATAAGTGCATACGGAGCTGAAGGCCTCTGGAGAGGATGAAGCTCTATGCCAAGGTAAGGTGGCAGAGTGGCACCATCACACTGAGGTTCTGGCGGCTCAGAGGTCATGTGGGAAACCCCCGCAGGTCCCGTTAATGCTCTCAGCATCTTCCAGCTGATACTAACCCCAGATTACAACCAAGTACATCACTATCCCGCCCAGGCGACTACTCGGAcagtgaaggagaaaaagaatccCCGCTCATTTAGAAGTGTACTTCTGGAACCCTAGAGGTCCCGGGTGGCAACGACGAGAGCTTCATTCCAAGGCTAAGGAATGAACACTTGGAGATGGCATGAGAGGAATTCTATTAAAACACCAGAAGGGTAGGTCTGCCAGGAGGACTGGGTGGGTGGGGAGTTTGAAATAATACCGCTGAGTGTCAAGACTGCAACCCTTAGTACTGACCTTGCTCAGGGGCCAAGAGCTTGTGTTCAATTGTGTTAGTGTCCAGGACATGACGACTCATTCCAGGAAGCCGAGCACCAGCACATCCCACACAAGTTGTCCTGCGTATAAATATTGGTCTGGACAATGTCTGGGACTGAAATGGTTTCTGGCACCAAAATGAGGCATTACAACACATTCAGGTAAACATCCAGGATTCAGCCTCTAAGTGGCTAGTGGCCCAAGGACAAGTCCTTCAGGGAAAAACCCATCCAGTTCAACATTTGAAGCACCAAATCTATGCCAGTTACATGAAAAGTGGGCAGAGAATGAAGCATGCAGGTGTTCACAATGTGGGGTGAAGAGCTGATGCAACCCAGTAAGAATACGAATGGAAAGAGTAGGAAGGGGGAGGGGGCATAGAGCCTGGCAAGCCAGAGGAGGTGAGGATGGGGGTGACGTTTAGCTGAGATTTTAGaagcctgctggggtcaggtgcACAGAAGCAGCTGTGTGCTCCAGAACTCCAAGTAGGCCAGCTTAGTAGAGTAGGTCGAAGGATAGGAAGGTAGACTGGGACCAGCTAGCTGTAAAGGGCTCCAGATATCTGCTCCTGCACAGTAGAGTCTTACACAGGTTTTAATGTATGGGAGGGGCCCAGGCACATCTGTTTTAGAAAGAGCCCTTGAAAGAGTCAAGAAAGATAGAGACAAGACTCATGAAATAGCCCAAGCAAGAACTGAAGACAACCAAGAGGGCAGAGTCAAGGAACATTTCCGAAGGCACGCACAGtaaaaatgaggaggaagaagatcCTGGGGATGGCTGATGGGCAAACATAAGATCAGAAAACTGCTCTTCAAAGATCCCAGTTCTTGTAGTGAAAAGAGAAGAATGTCGCTCCAGCCTTCGTGAACAGTTCTGGATCCAGATAGTGTCTAACCGATGTGAGTAGATGACTAGAACAGATGTAGTCCATCATAAAGCTAAAGAGGTCACTGACATCATGGACGTGGATGGGCAGAATGAAGGGAGGAGTGAAGAGGCAACATGGATAGAGTGAGCTGGCAGTCAGGGCTTAAGAGGAGCAAGGGTTACTTACTGAGTAAACATGCCCAAGAAGGACTCATACCAGACTCCAGAGCATGTGCATCCTAGGCTGAAAGGTTTGAGGAGGAGCAGGGACAGGTGGAGGCAAGGGGATGAAGGATTTTACACAACCAAAGACATAAGTTTAATGAGGACAATTAGGAGAATGCCATAGGAGTTCAAAGAAATTCCACACAGAAGGGAGGCCACGGAAGGGGCAGGACTTGGGGTGGGCAGGGGTTGTTGTGAATTACATCAAAGGAATGAGGAAGAAGGTTGCTAATCAAAGTCTATAGCATCTCTTTATACCCTTCAAATATCGATCAATCACTCCAAGTATCACTTGTTCACTTctatacttctttaaaaatgtgaagaaactACAGTCGTTGTACATGTATGGCTGAAgctgttttctttgctgttgtTGAAGTGGGCTAGAAGCTAAGGGGACTGAATTAAACAAGGTGCCAGCAAAGGCAGACTGCAAGACTCCACCTGCCGTGGGTATTAGCTGGAAGGCTGTGGTCAACAACCAAGACTAGTTTATGTTAGCTGGGCTCCTtgaaaaagagcccaaatatTAAGGGATTTGTGGTCTCCAAGGTAACCACACAACCCTCCCCCCAAAGAAAGCATCTGTCCTTCAGAGACGTATCCAAGGCTGATGTTGACAGCTTCCTATCTCTATTCAACATGTTTCCTGAAACGTAAAATAAATTCATCATTGAGGAGAAACAAATCAATGAGCATAAATGacaagttttatttaaattttaaatatacttttatttctcaaaCTCAAAGCTTTATCAAGTTCTAACACATTTTGCATTGACAAGTGATTTTATCTGCATCAAGTAAGGTTAGTGACCACTACCAAAGAGGAAACCCCAGACCTCCTAGGCACTGCTAAGAAATTAATATCTCAAAGGCTATGCAAATATAGAACAAAAAGCTTTCAATTTAGTCTAATGGGTATCTATTTTTCATCTATATTAATTTGGAAATAAGTTGCTACCTtaggaaaattacatttttatccattaaaataaaataccagataggttgagtttttttaaaaaacacccacAGATCCGTATTTAGCTACTTCCTCTTTAGTAGATGGTCATCTCACCTTCCTATGCAAACACACACGAGAATTTGCACCAAGTCTCACTAAGCCCAGGCAAAACTCCAAGCATTTTATTTAGCTTAcacttcaattattttttaaaaagtgataggTAAACAAGATTTAGGCACttgaactacacacacacacacacacacacacagtcttttcTTTCCTGATCTTCACCTTAGAGTTCTCAACAAATAATCCTGAAAAGTTGCCAGATCTTTAAAAATACCTCTCCTCAACACCGCCCCCCGGCCCCACGACTTGGTCCTCTGATTTTAACTGGTTGAATTCGAATATGTTCCAAAGTGAGCTGTGAAATTCTAGTCTCTGCAAGATTAGGGATGTGAATCTAACCTTGGAAACTGGATTCTTACAGAATCCACCCAGAAGGTTTTGCCTGACACAGAGCCCTGGTCAGACACCCAGGAAGGAATGGCCCCCATGAGTATCAGGGTCTCTTCTCACCATTGGATAACTACTTTGCTCTCTAAAAGAGGACATCTGAGCTAAGAATATAGCTGTATCCCAATACAAGGCACCAACCAGTACCAGAAAGTAAACTACAAAGGAGTTATTCCTAAAGTTAGGAAGTTGCTTTTGAGTGGCACCATTTCCCAAAGTCAACAAAGCAGTACTAGTTATCCTAACGTACCATAAGGGTGAGGGGTTAGTGCAGAGGTGAAGCTGAAGAATAAGCAGATTCAGGGCTTTAGCAATTTGATTATTAATGTGTCACCACAAAACACAAGTTCATACACAGCTTGCTGTGACTCAAACCCCAGTGAAAAATCAAACTGGAAAAAGCTGAAATGCCAAACTACATCTGTAGCATCTATCAGGAACTAAGCATCATCTTCCTTACCCAACTCACCCCATCTGCCAGGTCCCCCAGGTGTGGGCCATACCACATCCCATAGGCATCCCATCAGGAACTCTGACTGGAAGGCATTAGTAATAGAGTTCAGTTTCAGCATTGAGATTATTGAATAAGGAATAGTGTGTCACTGCCAAGGTAAGATTTAAAGGGGAGACTAGAGCTCAAGGTCAGGCATCCCGTGCGTGCTGTTCTGCCAATGTTAGAGGAAAAGGTACTGTCTTCATCTCACTGATGCTCAACCTGACTCCAAGCAGCAGGCTAGGAGAACAGGCTGCAGACATGCCGAAACCATCAGAAAACAGTCAAACCAGAGCCCCGAAACAAACAAGAGACTGCTTCAATTTAGATTAGAACTTGCATGTGAACTTCAGTGCCCCCTGCTACTGCCAAGTTTCATGTTCctcaacatacacacacatacacacacacacaaaataggaACCACTGGACGCAGTATAAGTTCAGGGTACCTGGTGCTTGTGTGAGCATTAGGAAAGGCAGGTTTCAGCTAGAATTTCCAGGGACCTGAAATTCAAGGTCACCTCGCCTATTCTGAGGCTGGCAAAAGGCTCACAGAGCAAGTGGAGACATTACGAGCCCAGGGGTTGTTTTAAAAGTACAGCTTTGGTCAGTGAAGCTTTTAACCCTGATAGCTCTTGAACACATGTCTATTCTCAAACTACAAAAAGATCTGAGCTGACTAGAAAGGTCAGGTGAAGGGACTCCGAGGCTACCATGGTGCAATGGTGGCAAAGACTGGGGACTGGGTCTTTCTTGCAACTTCTGTGCCTCCTTTCATCCTCAGAAGAGGGCTATCAccagacaggaaaaaaagaataataataagcAGAAAGAACCCCAAGGACAAACTGGAAATGTAATTACTTGATGCAGATCTTATCTCCATCTGGTGCCTCATTACTCTGGTCCCCAAACCTTCTAGGTAGAAGAAATACTGATTTCTGTTACGCAAGTGCTTCTGTTGACGGCTTCATCCCATTTCAAAGCTTTGGTTAAACACATCTGTCATTTTTGTGCAAACACATGCCATTTGACCACAATGGCAGCTTTTTAAGGTCATGAATGACCAGATAGTTTTCAAGTTGGGATCACTCTTCATCGGGGTTCACTCTTCATCGCCCCACTCTTAACACTGAAGCACCCTGGGTCCCCTCAATTAGAACCGGCCTTGACTCAAAGCGGCTGAATTCAAATATAACTAAGGCTCGCAGCGAAACAGGAGCTGATTACACTAATAAGTGGCTTCTAGTCACCTAATGCAGCACAACATAGATACCAGCTAAGCCTTGAGTTTCAGTCATGTCTGATCCGCTTTTAAGACGACCAAGATATCACATTCCAgaataaacttgaaaatatacTTTTAGAAAAAGGTAAACCACTCATTTTCTACTAAGCTCTTTTGCATTAGGATAAACTTCATTGCTTAAAGCAAGGAGAAAACAATCACTCCGGGCTTTGGGTTTTTATAgccaaaggaagggaaaaaaaaaaaaaatcaggagcaTGAATTTGATTAAATCACTTTGGAACCCAAGCTGGCTGGCAACATTGAGTGTCTCTGCCCTAAAGTAATGCTAAGGGACCCcacaaaacatttcaaaacacataATCTCATCTAAATCTACTGGAAAAAGCCACAGTAGCCTAGAACTCTCTCATTTACTAAGCTTTCTTTCGACTAGAGATTAACACTGTTTTCCTTCTAAAGTGCAGAATATAAACAAGTCAAATCTACCAGAATAAGGAAGAGCATTCTCATTCACTCAATTCTTCCCAAATATACTGGAATGATTTCAAAGTGCCTTGGTAGCACCAATGCACACAAGGCCAAACTTAATGCTAACCCCCTACCTTCCCCTTCACACACAGCACGAAGACAGCAGGTTAGATTCTAAAGCAGTTCCACAGGTCACTCAGTTCTACTGAAATTCCTGAATTGAGTTGCTGTCAAACACACCTGGAGAAGGAAGttactatttttgaaaaaaaacaaaaagaacaaaaacaaaaaatagccaaaGTACTCCAGAAGAACAGCTGTGTCATACTTGGAATGTGACCAAAATGGGTTTCCAATTAAAACATGGGAAGACCCTCATGTCAGTTACCACAATGACTCTGGACTCAGCACAATCCTTAGTcttagaaagaataaaacaaaagtcaGCCATGAAAGAGCtgatgaggaaaaaagaaaaaaaaggcagggagtCATTTAATAagaattctttaaagaaaaaaatgaacattcatGTTTCCTATTTACAATTATCCCCTTCCACTACCACCAGCACAATTCTAATTAAACATTACgttccacattttattttgttttcaagttaCATTTCAAGaaaaggtcatttttttttttcctcagcaatATCTCGCAATTCCTCAGGATAGTACAGCATGTAAACCATAAACCACTTTCAACCAGATCTCAATTCTCCAGCTATTGGCTTTGGTTTATTGATGAATGACATTCTCCGCTCTGCTGACAGGGAATAAACGTAAGCAATTCAGTCCCTTGAACAAAAATTAAGTCACAAGAGCACCCTCATGTTTACCATTTTCTGCCTGACTAAAATTGATACAAGAGAAGAGATTGTCAGCACAACTTTCACGTAACTGCTGAGAATCCCAAGTGAGGGCCAACGCAGCCTACTCAGGCTCAAGTGAGAAAACAAGTAGCTTAGCACTTCTCATGCGCTGCCCAAACTCTCCCAATGTCGATTACTGCACAGAGCTCAACCCCCACATGCTAACGTTTGGGACGTGACATGGTAGTGTCTATCTTGGAAAGACGTGGCTAGGTCATGCTTCCCGTAGCATTTTCCAACGTGGCACTGTAATATGGGTCCTTTTAGGGTTGGCTCATGATACACTGTAGACCCATTCCAATGggtacacaaagaaaaaaaaaaaaaaaaagcagaatcagAGCTGAGTTCCCCTTTAAAAGCCAAACACCTACATCTAGAAGGAGGCTCCCCTACCTGAGAGCCCTAGCCCTATTGGGGTTGCCATTGTGGAAACCCTCAGGTTTCAAGGTTAGTTACAGGGCAGCCAGGTAGGGTAAGGCTGGCTGTAGGTAACTGGAGGATGGGCAACGTAGTAGTTGCTGAAGTTGCCATCACTGACATAAGGAGCCGGCTGGTAGTAACAGGTGACATTGGTTGCATTGGGGATGATGTTTTGTTCCGCCAGCACACGCAAGGCCAGGAGGGAGATGAGGTTCAGGGTCTGCCTGCGTTCATGCCCCATGAGACACACGGTGCTCTCGTTCACCACCCTGCGAAGGATCATGAGGTAGTCGTACTTGCTTCTCTCTTCTTCAGCAAAGTGGTTTTGAAGGTAGGTCTCCAACTTCCTCTGCTGTTCAAGGATGTCTGGGAAGTCGATGAAGAATCTGGAGCACATGTAGCGCTCTAGagttttgatttcttcctggtCCGTGGGCCTGAAGTCCCGTACGAGAAGGTTGCTGTACTTGAGAAGTCCCCCGCCTCTGATTTCTTCTGGGTTCTTGGTGGCAATCAGTCTGTTCTGCAGATGGTCAAAAGCTTCCTCGAAGTCCCCGTACATGCTCTCCCCAATCACGGTGGGGTGGAAGTGCTCAGAGATGGGGTTATTGGAACAGTCatagaagaaaagcaaagaatccAGGATGATTTGGAAAGAGTCCACACTGAACTCAAACTGACGCCGAATGGAGTCGACAAACTTCAGCTCCACGTTCTTCCCATTCTTGTTGGAGAGGGAGATCAGGCTCCAGCGGTCAGTGTCCGTGCAAACCTTCACTAGCTTCTGCACATATGCCTCCTTCAGAGTGACTGGACTGATTTTGAGCTTGTTCACACCCTCTGGCAGGAAGTTCAGAAGGGAACACAGAACCACATCTCTAACCAGCTGAAATTCTGCCTCTGTTGGAAGAGCCACATGGAAGATTAGGTCCAGGTCTTTGCAGCCCAAGCCATTGTCTTTGACCAAAACGTGGCCAGCTGCAGAGCCATTCAGCCGGACGTCCTGCACTTTGATGCCTGCCTCTTCCAGCCGACTGCGGACGGTCTGGACGATGTCCTTCAGAGTTATCTCCAAGGTTGGAAAGTTGCCTCGTCCGTGGATAGGTACAACCTCAGTCAGGACCTCGTGCAGCCGGCTAACCTGATCCCAGTTGAGCACGCTGAAGGACATGCAGTCCCTGGTACAGCTGCTCTCCTCTGCCATCTTCGGGGGATGTTCTGGCTGGGGAAACTGAAAGTGAGGGGTGAGAAACAGAGTTAGGATTCGCTTCTACATGGCAAAGCAGCTCAAGGAACTCATTATTTAATCTCTGAACATCTTcctataaaatggtgataaatAGCACTTACTGCTCAGTGTTGCTGTGAGGACTCAATGAgttaaatatgtaaaaaacaGTGACTCCGCAGAGAAGGACAAAAACACACAAACTCATTCCATATTACTTTAGATTActtcatagttttgttttgtttggggttgtgttgttttgcttgttttttctggGTGAGGGTGGAGTGTGCTGAGACAGAGTGTGTTTCGAATGTGCTGAAAACAGAATGTTAGCAAACCGTATAGGACCGCAGAAGAATTAGTTACTTCTCCAGCTTTCTGGCTCCCTAACCACATCTTGACCTGTTTGACACCTAGGCTACAACACTCACACACAGAAtatacaatacacacacacacacacacacacacacacacacacacacacacgacttcCTTCACTCCACAAGTAGATGGATTCTCAACTTTGGGCTACCAGCTCACCAATAAGTGGGAGTCCAACCCCTTCTACTGGAATAAAGCATGTTCCTTTAGCAAAATTCTCATGACAGGAGAAATCTGTCCTAACAAGTACTTGTCATCTAGGGTAGAAGCAAGGAGTTGTTTTTACGACGAAATTTCTAGTCAACAAAAGGTTAGGTCACCTATGTGGTGGAACCACTCTTCCTAGGATGGATGCCCGACACAGGACATGGCCAACTTCCTCAGGGCAGTGTGTACCTTTAAGTGGACTTGGGAAAGAAAAATAGTACGTTAAAGCTACCCGAGGAGAATAAAGTTGGCACTGAGTACTAGGAGAAAACCACCACTTCATCTGCTAGGACCACAAAGTTTCCCAAGTAATTTTCAGCTACGTTATacttatcaaaaaataaaacacaatggaTCCCTGGAAATCCtaatatataaaagcaaatactcatatattaaaatgtcaagGTGCCTGTAGAGCCACGAGTCGAATATTTGCTAGATGgatgtaaaacccaaaacaaagAGTCAAGGTGCTGTCCTCAGATTTCACTGTGAACAGTTTTCC
This region of Macaca fascicularis isolate 582-1 chromosome 1, T2T-MFA8v1.1 genomic DNA includes:
- the TENT5C gene encoding terminal nucleotidyltransferase 5C: MAEESSCTRDCMSFSVLNWDQVSRLHEVLTEVVPIHGRGNFPTLEITLKDIVQTVRSRLEEAGIKVQDVRLNGSAAGHVLVKDNGLGCKDLDLIFHVALPTEAEFQLVRDVVLCSLLNFLPEGVNKLKISPVTLKEAYVQKLVKVCTDTDRWSLISLSNKNGKNVELKFVDSIRRQFEFSVDSFQIILDSLLFFYDCSNNPISEHFHPTVIGESMYGDFEEAFDHLQNRLIATKNPEEIRGGGLLKYSNLLVRDFRPTDQEEIKTLERYMCSRFFIDFPDILEQQRKLETYLQNHFAEEERSKYDYLMILRRVVNESTVCLMGHERRQTLNLISLLALRVLAEQNIIPNATNVTCYYQPAPYVSDGNFSNYYVAHPPVTYSQPYPTWLPCN